The sequence GATCATCGAGGAACTCAAACGCATGGGGCGGCTGCTCAACGAGCTGTTGGACCAGAGCAAACACACCCCGGCCCCGGTGCGGGACTTCAACCTCCCCACCCTGATACGCGAACTGGTGTCGCTCACCCGCTACCAGATACCGCCGGGCATCCAGCTGGAGTTCCAGGGCCCCGAACATCTGCCCTGCCGGCTTCCCGAGTGCCGGCTGCGCCAGAGCCTGCTCAATCTGATCTTGAACTCGGCGCAGGCGCTAAAGGATGGCCGAGGGCACATCTTGATCGAGGCCCAGCCCCAGGGCGACCGCATCGCCCTCACCGTCAGCGACGACGGCCCGGGCTTCACCAAGGAGATGATCGACAGCGGCATCCGTCCCTTCGCCACCGGCCGTCCGGGGGGTACCGGACTCGGCCTGGCCATGGTGCAGCGGTTCGTGCGCGACCTCGGCGGGCAGCTTTCCCTCGACAACCGGGTACCCCACGGCGCCCGGGTACGCCTCCTCATCCCCAGCCGCTGCCATTGACCCGACGGCCCCCTTGCCCAAGCGGGATTTAGGAAGGATCCTTAGCCAGCTTCTTTTCCTCTTCTTCCTCGGGATCGAAGAACCCACTCTGGCTTTCCGAATCGTCCGGCAAACCGTCGTCGCTGGAGGAGTTCCCGGGCTGGCTGGCGGCATTCCCCTGGCCGCCCGGCGCGCCGGAAACGGTACCATATGGGCTGGTGCCAGCCGTGGGCGCACCCTTGGCGGCGCCCGCTGCCGTACCGGAAGCCGCAGGATCAGCGTTAGCCGCCACGGCGATGACCAACAGCGCCGCAGTGGCGAATAGTGTCGAGATGTGCATAGCAGCCTCCCTGTGACATTACCCCTTGCTTCTGCCTGCCCCGGTACCCGGGACAAGGCGCGGCCAGTGAAGCATGTCCCAGTGTGGCTGGTAAATTCGTATTCATCCGACTTCAAAAACCCAGCAAAAACGGGCAGGGAATCGATCGAGGAAAGCCTCGGGCTCCCCGAGGTTCCTCCTTAGCTGGAAAACCCGGAAAATGGGGGCGTTGAACCCTCTCCTTATCCATGACCGCGACCGGCTTCCCCGCTCCGCCCCGTTCCATCGCGCGAATCCTCCAGGAACACCTGGATAATTCCATGGCGTGCGGGCACCTGTTGAGCGCGCTGTTCCAGAACCTGGAGCGGCCGGAAGGTTACATCTCGGCGATCAAGCACCGGGAAGAAATAGGCGATGGCTTGATCGCCGAAGCCTACGATGCCTTAGAGTCGCTGCCCTACTCCGAGCTGGTGGGGCTGGTTCAGCAATTCATGCGTCACCTGGACGACATCGTCGACGGCTTGAACGATACTGCCCGGGTCATCGATATCTTCACCCCGAGCGAGCCCGAACTCGCGGCAGAACAGATTCTCGACCTGGTCCTGGAGATGGTGGCCCGTCTCGCGGTCGAGATGGGCGATTATCCCGACAACACCCTAGAGCGGGTCAAGGACTGCCGCTTAGCACTGAAACGTTGCGAGGAGAAGGCGGATGGACTATACCACGAATGGCGGAAGTCCCATCGCCGCCTCAGTACTCTGTCGCTGATCTCGGAGACCGACTGGACCGAGATCTTGGGCATCCTGGAAGGGACCACCGATGCCTGTTACCACGCGGCACTGCTCCTGGAGCGCATCACTAAATGGCGGTTGCGGCAAGCGTCCTAAGGGGGAGCGGCTGGAAGGGTGCTGCTAGAGCCCATCACTGACATCAAATCGCAACCTTGTCCGACGATATTGGTAGGATACGCCGGGCAGGCAAGGGTGTTCCCTCGTCCCCTACCGCGGAAGACGGCTCTATCCCGGGCTGTGCCCATCGTGCATCGATCGTTGCCATGAAGCCTGTTACTCGAGAAACGGTTTCCATCGTCCATAACAAGGTACCGAACCGGATTCGCCTCCGGGTGCCGGTCATCAAGAACAAGGCGACCTATGCGGCGCTGCTGCGGCAGAATCTGCTCCGGGACAGCGCCGCCCGGGGGATCTACCATGCCGAGCCGAATATCATCACCGGCACCATCCTGATCAAGTATCACCCGGCCTTCCACAACGAAGCCGACATCCTGCGCACAGTGTCCCAGGCGGCCCATCGAGTGGCCGATGGCGGCATCGAGATCACTGCCAAGCACAAGGAACCGAAGCTCGGCAAGATGCGCCCGCAGGCCTTTTTTACCCGCGAATTGCTGGTCAGCATCTGCGGCAATGTGATCGCGGGCCTGATCCTCGCCGCCGTGATAGCAGGCTGAAACGCTCCCCTCCAGGAACAGTCCCGGCATACGGGTTTCTGCTTATTTCCTTCGTCACCGGCCTGCGCTGCAATAAAGGCCGCTCGCAGAGCCCGGAACCGGGATGGTTTCGGTCGGGAGCGCGGGGTGTTCGCGAACGGATCTAGGAACTCGCAGGGCAAGGACACCCCGTCGTCAAGGACGATGATTCGGTAACTGGAACGGCCAGGATATCGCTACGGCCGCGCCTCGCTGGGACGGAGGCGCAGGGAGAGGGAAATCCAACCAGTTACGGCTTCGCCCGGCTACCCAGGGCATTGCCCTTGGTGTCCGTCACGGAGGCGCGTAGCCGAGGTCCCAAAACCGTTGGTATGGCGCGACCGAACCGCGTACCCCTCCAACCACGAACCCCATGAAAGCTACCCTCTGTTGTATCGCCGCTTTAGCGGCCGCCCAACCGGTTTTCGCTGCCAAAACCTATCAGGTAACCGGCCCGGTGCTGGAGCTGACCGACAGCGCCATCGTCGTGGGCAAAGGCAAGGAAAAATGGGAAATCGCCCGGGACCCCCAGACCGAGATCAAAGGCGAGTTGCAAAAGGGCGCCAAGGTCACGGTGGAATACACCATGTCGGCCAACCGCATTGAGGTCAAGGGCGGCAAGCCCAAGTAACCCTACCGGGCGGCCGGTCATGGAGACCGGCCGCCGCGCCGCTTCAGAACCGCCGCAGAATCTCCCGTTCGGCCTCGATCCAATCCGGTATCTCGTGGCCGGGGGTGAAGCCGCGCTGTTCGGCCCTATAGTAGGCCGCCTCCGCGATCATCGCCCGCAGGCACGGGGTGCTCGGCAAGACCGGAGGAGCCGGGACGGTATCCCAGGTCAGACCGAATTTCACCAGCGCCCACAGCCCCTTGCTTTCCACGTCCCGCAGGCCAATGGTGGCCGGCTCGGCCTGGGCCAGGGTACCGAACAGGCGATCCCACCAGGAAAACACCAAGCCGAAGTTGCGGTCGTGCTCTTCGCGCTTCTCCGAATGGTGAACCCGATGCAGGTGGGGGACGATCACCACCCCGGCCAATCGGCGCAAACCGGGCAAAGATAAATTGGAATGGTGAAACATCACGAACAAGGTCATGATCGTCTCATTGGCCACCACCAGGGCGGCATCCACACCGGCGACCATGATGAACAAGGCTTTCACCAGCAGGGTGAGCAACACTTCCATGAAATGGAGACGAAAAGCCGTGGTCACGTTCATCACCCGGTCGCTGTGGTGGACTTTGTGAAACATCCACAGCCAGCCAAAGGCATGGTTGGCGCGATGCCAGAAGTACAGCACCAAGTCCAGCAGAACGAAGGACAACACCGCTTTCCATAACGGATCCGCCACCCCCCCGAGCAAGCCCCGGTCGGCGAATCGCTCCGCCAGCCACCACAAGGATGACACCGATAGCAGCGACAACAGCGTGTCGTTGATCAGCCAGGTACCCAGGTTAGCAAAATAGGACTGCCGATAGAGCCGTGGTCGCTGCTCCCGGCGGGCCGCCGGCGCCTCCAAGGCGAACAGCAGGACCAGCGTCCCCAGAATCAGATACGCCTGCCAGTCCGTCGCCGTGAGGTCGGGCAGCTTGAACTCCACGGGCTGCCCCTCTTCGGTTGGAGTCAATTTCCTGAGCATGGACGGGACCTCCCATTGGTTCGGGCTTGCACCCACGGATAAGGAGGCTCCAGGATAAGCGTTCAGTTAACAATATCCAATCAAATTTTGTGATTGTTTACATAAACGAGCTATGTATCGGCGCCGATGTTCCCCGTGGAACCCAGCGCGGGTAGCGGGGGCAAGGCATAGCGTGATGAGGGAGAAACAGCGCAGAGCTAAAGGATGGGGGTGTTCGGGACAAGGGATCCGGCGGCAGATGCCGCCGGAAGAAGATAAGGTCAGAGCAATTGGCAGAGGTTGTCCATCGCCCGTTGGGCGCGGGGCAGAATCGCATCGATTTCCGCCGCCGGTTTCGCCGAAACCGCCAGGAAGGCCGGTTTCTCGGAACCCACGACCAGGATGTGGCCACCCCGCCCCTTGATGATGATCTGTTCCACCGGTCCATGGCGGAGCTCGTTGGCCGCCCGTCCCCCGGCCGACAGGACCGCCGCCGTCAGAGCACCGATACGGTCTTCGTCGACCGGTTGACGTGCCGCCATGGCCAGCGCCAGGCCATCCTGGGACACCAGGGCCGAGGCCTCGACCTCGGCCAGGCCCTCGTTCAATTGCTCAAGTATCGATACCCATGCAGTTTGAGCCATTTGTATATATATCCCCCCAGATACTACTCTTTATAGAGCTTGGACATATTAGTATAGAGCTCGCGACTGATGCCTGTGATCTTGAGAAACCTGGTGAGTTGCTCGGCATTGGCCGAAAGCTGGTAGGATTTTTGCATTAAAATCAAAGAGAAACCCAACACACTGGTAAGTGCCCGGACCATCGCCTGCAATGTTTCCGGATCGTTACGGTACAGGGTTTGCAGACTGGCATGAAACGCCTCCATGATCAAGGTCATCCCGCCGGCCATGAATTCCACCGGCAGATTCACCAGGACGTGGGTTTTGCCCACCTGGTACATGTAGGCCGTGTAGGCATTGTCGTAAGGGCCGGTCACCACGGTTTCCAACCAGGCCAAGTGGGTTTTTTTCAATTGGTCGACGCGCTCCCCCAAAAAGGCCGCCGCTTCCGGCACCGCGAGCAGGTTCTCGTAAAAATACTCGGTGATCTGCGGTAGGTGGCCTTTCAACTCGGGGCCATGGGCGAGCAGAAAGCTTTCCTGTTCCGGTGTTAGATGGGCCAACGACTTGGCATACCGTGTCAAGGCGGTGAGTTCGGAGTCTTGCATGGGTCTCCCCTCGTTTGACAGCTAGGAATAGGACGTCCTCATGAGCGAGGCTCCCAGAACAGCATAGCGGAGTGTTCGCCCCTGAGTCGGGTATCGCCCAGCACTATACGCTTCTGTACGAATTTCGTACCTTCTAGTCCATTCCGGATCGATCGAAGGTGGTCTCCCGGGTCCGGAAGGCGGCGTATCTCTAGGGAGGCTCAGGACCGCCGCTTCGGCCTGGAACTGGCGGGCAACCCCAGGGAGGCGGGAGCAGGCCACGGTTCTCCAAGCCGTGGTTCCATCGCGTCGGCCGCGGGTCCATCCTCTCGGCCGGCAATAGAGTCAAATCAGGGCTTGCCTTCGGGCGCGGCGCCGTTCAAGCCTAACCGATCCCGAAGAGGTACGCGGCCCCTGTCCGGAATGTTCCACGTGGAACATTCCGCCGCCTAGCGCCGCCCATGGTCCACCCCCTTCGCCTCCCGCGCCGCCGGCCGCCCTTCCACCGCTGCGGTCCCGCCCGCGCACGGTTTTCCCCCACAGCAGTTCTCCGTAAGGAAT is a genomic window of Candidatus Methylocalor cossyra containing:
- a CDS encoding DUF47 domain-containing protein; amino-acid sequence: MACGHLLSALFQNLERPEGYISAIKHREEIGDGLIAEAYDALESLPYSELVGLVQQFMRHLDDIVDGLNDTARVIDIFTPSEPELAAEQILDLVLEMVARLAVEMGDYPDNTLERVKDCRLALKRCEEKADGLYHEWRKSHRRLSTLSLISETDWTEILGILEGTTDACYHAALLLERITKWRLRQAS
- a CDS encoding roadblock/LC7 domain-containing protein; its protein translation is MAQTAWVSILEQLNEGLAEVEASALVSQDGLALAMAARQPVDEDRIGALTAAVLSAGGRAANELRHGPVEQIIIKGRGGHILVVGSEKPAFLAVSAKPAAEIDAILPRAQRAMDNLCQLL
- a CDS encoding HMA2 domain-containing protein, with protein sequence MKPVTRETVSIVHNKVPNRIRLRVPVIKNKATYAALLRQNLLRDSAARGIYHAEPNIITGTILIKYHPAFHNEADILRTVSQAAHRVADGGIEITAKHKEPKLGKMRPQAFFTRELLVSICGNVIAGLILAAVIAG
- a CDS encoding sterol desaturase family protein, whose product is MLRKLTPTEEGQPVEFKLPDLTATDWQAYLILGTLVLLFALEAPAARREQRPRLYRQSYFANLGTWLINDTLLSLLSVSSLWWLAERFADRGLLGGVADPLWKAVLSFVLLDLVLYFWHRANHAFGWLWMFHKVHHSDRVMNVTTAFRLHFMEVLLTLLVKALFIMVAGVDAALVVANETIMTLFVMFHHSNLSLPGLRRLAGVVIVPHLHRVHHSEKREEHDRNFGLVFSWWDRLFGTLAQAEPATIGLRDVESKGLWALVKFGLTWDTVPAPPVLPSTPCLRAMIAEAAYYRAEQRGFTPGHEIPDWIEAEREILRRF
- a CDS encoding protoglobin domain-containing protein encodes the protein MQDSELTALTRYAKSLAHLTPEQESFLLAHGPELKGHLPQITEYFYENLLAVPEAAAFLGERVDQLKKTHLAWLETVVTGPYDNAYTAYMYQVGKTHVLVNLPVEFMAGGMTLIMEAFHASLQTLYRNDPETLQAMVRALTSVLGFSLILMQKSYQLSANAEQLTRFLKITGISRELYTNMSKLYKE